The genome window GTTAAATAATTTCTATCAAACCTTTTTCTGACAGCCTACTAAGAAGACCAAGACCAGGAAGCTCCGAGGACACGTCAGCCACGGACATGGTCGCGTTGGTGAGCACAAACTAATCCTAAAGTATATGTGTTGGGAGTAATTGCTCAGGGTGGGttgtattttgtactttttgtaaGGTTAACGTGAACGTGTCGTCCTCCACAGGCAAGCACAGAAAGCATCCTGGGGGTCGTGGTAATGCCGGTGGGATGCATCACCACAGGATCAACTTTGACAAATAGTAAGTGCTCCGCTCGTGGGATGTGAGGCTTGTTTTTAACCAGCAAACCTGCAGGATTCTAAAGATGGAAGTGCGACTGCTTTAATGTATCAATATGTTAGAAATAACTGTACTCTTCAGGTACATTCCTGCTGCATTAGCCTATTTGTCTGCACCCATACACCTGTTGTCCAAAAATCAATGATACACCAGACCTCAGCCAGAAACACTGCTTCACTGGGTGATGTGTACAGTCCAGATCGAAGCATTTTGGGACAACATCTgttacattttttcccccccacatttatataaaattgaACTGAGGTCCAACACCTGCAAGGACAGGTGTGGTTGCATTGTATTTTGTCCAATTTATCAGTCACACACCTGCTGTTGAGTTAGCcaagtaataatattaatgtagaGACTAGAGTCTCATCTTGACACAAATCATTGTCTTGGTGTGCTTGAGTCCTCTTAGAGTAAATACTGGTCCTATTCATCGACTGGATTTCTGTAAGTCAGTCACCCACATGGGCAATTACAAaatgtcgttttttttttttaagattatgcCACTGAAATTGGAGTGAATTTTTAAACGGCAACTTTGTCATCTCCCCTTGAAAAGGTGGCGACGTTTTAGACTTTTTAGAAGTATTTTTGTAGTAGAAATTTgcaccaaaacaaaatgtgtatcTTCTTGTGTGATCCACAGTTATGCAACAGCAATGCAGTTTTCAGTCAAAGCTCAGTTCTTTCCAACCCAGGGAATTTCATTTTTTGGCTTGATTGGCACATTTTGGAACATCCTTACTTATTGTAACTATATAATAATTTCCATGCTTTGCAGTGTGTGACTGAACATAGTATTGTAAGGAAGTAGGTAGTGTACGGACTGGGTGGTGCAGAGAGGATTGATTTGATTTCCATGGTGGTGCTAGCTTAAGTATTTGAACTTGAAAGTGAGTTTATTGGTTTCTAACGCTCTTTCCATTCACTGCAGGAAATTCTAATTATTTCACACTGAACAGACCGCAGTTAACCTTAcgtctgtgtttgttgtttctcaGCCACCCTGGGTACTTCGGTAAGGTGGGTATGAGACATTACCACCTGAAGAGGAACACAGCCCACTGCCCCACAATTAACCTGGACAAGCTGTGGACGCTGGTAAGCGAGCAGACCAGGGTCAACTATGGCAAGAAGCCCGAAGGACCTGCTCCCATCATTGATGCTGTCCGTGCTGTAAGTACAGATGTATATTTGTGCGACTCTTTGTTCTCTGGCCCTGCTCATTATTAAAATGGTGGCTTAAAGTTCAGATTGTTAACATGCTGATCCGCAAGTTGGATTTATTGGCATGTGCCAGCTGTCCAAAGTGACTCCAACCATAATTTCATAACTCTTGTCTTCAATGTGATGCTACCAAATTTTCTGTTGCTTTAAGGAACCCCAGTCAAATTAGTCTTTGTTATATGGACGAAAGGCTGATTAGTGTatgaaacaatgaaatgtaTACATAAGTTGTTCCTTTTGCTTATGTTCCCCCTGCGTAGTCTTTGAGCTAACTGTTAAAATTATGTAATTGTATTTAGTTATCTCTCTTTGCTGGTGTCAGTATAGATGAGCACAACAattctatacatttacttcTGTTTAGGCATTGTGTGAATTTTGCTATATGCTGGACGtccaaaatttttatttttttgtaatacacTTTATTGGGtgcacctgtacaatctaatgctgttcaatacagtggctctgccatgaatctTACTTTACAAGgttgtaatttctcagtttagcAGTTGAAACTATTAGAAAGGAGAGAATTCTATGGGTAATATTGATGTCATAGTTGGTGGTGGAGTTAACTAGAGGAAAGAGTTGGTTCTAATGttctcattcatttaaataggGTTGCCAGGTGGTCTTACAGTTTCAACTGGGGATGTTAAATTATAACTttgtgaaagtagaattcatgacagagctgcAGTCTTTAAATTTGATAGttcaggtgtacctaataaaatggccAGCGAGTGTAGGTTTGGCATTGTCACTACCTTTTATTGGTTCTATAATTTAACACTGCTATTAATCTGCAGGACATTTAATGCATGTTAGATTACCACGATGTtgacaatacttttttttttttctcttcctgaaCCTTAAATGTCAGACTTTTGAATAAATTGTTATTAATCAGATGTATTGAtaagggggcggctgtagctcagttggtaaaggcagtcgtccacggaccacagggtgagtggttcgattcccccattcccctccccagctgtgcagtgctggtccaagcccggtagaaattggggaaggttgcgtcaggaagggcatccggcaaactgccaaatcaacatgcggacaatgatccgctgtggcaaccctgaactcacggcatATGCCGAAAAgccaaaaaaatttaaaaaaaaatcagaatgtATTAATAAATTGTCGTGTGCTTATATCTGTTTGGCATGGTTGAAAATTCAACTTAAAACTACTGTTAAGTCAGATAAAATGCAAAGATGTGGTTACCTGGATGcactaatgtgttttttctctgcctTACAGGGCTACTACAAAGTTCTGGGCAAAGGCAAACTGCCCAAGCAGCCTGTGATCGTAAAGGCCAAGTTCTTCAGCCGACGGGCAGAGGAGAAGATCAAGGCAGTGGGGGGAGCCTGTGTGCTGATGGCATAATGCTCCtgtcaatgtgttttttcaaaaataaactaTGTAAATGgaacttgtgtgtttgtcatgtaTGTGTTGAATGTCACAGCCATGGTGTATGTGCTACATTATGAGCTTTGAAAGCGTCACCAAAGTGCTGGTTTGATATTTGGAATTTCTAATACcctactgtaaatattaaatgttatgagAAAAACTTGGAACAAATAAATTCAGTCATGCAATGATGCTAAAATTACAATACtaattaaatgttgtgtttctgtgggaCCATTTAAACTCACCCATGCAACCGTAGCCCACAAATGTCCTATGTGGTAGCAAATTGAGGCTCTGAGGGGTGAATACAGAACTTTGGCTCTAATCAAGACTTGAATGAGTGGTTCTTCAGAACTTTAAGTGTAGACTTTAAATGATTCAACCAAGGTTAagattttcaaaaaataaaagtacagaggCGGGTTTAAATTGAACTGAGTGGAATCAGATGTTTTGGTTGCAACAAGAATTAAGTTTCCCTGGCCTTTAGTCATGGAAAAGGAGTATGGTAAATATGGGGTCGGCGAATTTACCCCTTGGTTATCTCTGAAATCAACCACTGCAGTGTGTTTAGTatagaatataaataaaaattctgactggttaaaaaaatgaaaacgtaATTTTTTATTGCAAATGATTTCGGTTCTCAATCTGCCCACACGGGGGCGGGGTTTTACATCTACGGATTTCCTGTCGTGTCATTAGGAAACAGCAGAGCCGCGGCTGTGAGCAAACTGAAGTTGTCAAATGAGGAAAATGGGAGGGTTACGTGCAAAGGTAAACGGATGAAGAAGCACAGGTGCACTTGGTAGCTTGTACTTTGGGggtgttttcactttttaaggTGGTCAGCTCTTTGTGGGGGCGTTGATCGGAAAACGTGTGACATAATCTCTTATCGAGGTTTGATGACAGCTGATAGAACGATGAAGTTGCTATGACGACCTGTTAATAGAACGTGACGGGAGCCGGGAGGTTTAACACCTTCAGCTAACAGAGTGAGGACAAAAGTTGACCTGACAGGATAAAGTAAATCGTGGGAAAGTGACAAAATAGCTAGTGTGGCTCAATGAGGCGGTAATCTTCACGCATGCGTCGTTTGTTGCGTTCACGCATCCTGTGCTGGGTTTATGGCTTTGTGACTTTTGAAGACTCATCATTTTGATAAACTACAAATAGAGGAGCTTTTTTAGACTTCGGATAAGGTCTCTGTAAATTAACATCAGAATATTTAATGGCAGCGTGGAttacagcagtgtttttatttttgttttattgcagttttttcCAGAGTCTAAGGTGATTTCCTCTGAAGGCTTTTTTGGTCCAATAAACAGTCAAACagtcaaaacacaaactaattaATTTTGATATAAAAATAGGGAATTTTCTGTCAACCCAATTATAATTTTAGCATAATTGTAGAAACGGTATTTTAATGAATGTTGGTTAAAACTTGATTCTGCTGGCTATTACGCGTTTACgtggacttaagtaaccgggaAACGgtgtttacatgtacttaagtaacctggttacgaGAAATCCGCGTATACATGCTGCAAAATACGAGTAACCTGACTTCTCCTCCACCCCCggacttattttagaagcctggcgCACATATTGTAACTGTTTAATGACGGAAAacgcagggggagagaaaggaaagacacatgcaGCAGATCCACCACAGTCTGAAAATTAAAACTCCACGGGGTAAAGTGACTTATTGTACGAGACACtctgtgtaaattaaaatttctgCCTACATTGTCTGAAAAATGAGGCAGCATTGGCTTGGCTTGGCATCGCCCCGTTAAGTCGTTCACGATctctactttcattcattctttcgcTCAGCTGTGAACTGTCTGCAAAGCCTTTGGTTTCGCACATGCGCAGTTGGAGAAACCCGGTTAGGCGTGTGCACGTCAGAGTAATCGGCGTTCTCCGACAGAATCTACGTGGGAATccaggtttctctaatccccTACTCTAATTTCGGAAAGCAGCGTTCCCGTTTACATGATACttcagaaatcaggtttcccaAAAAAGCCGACTCTAACcgggttacttaagtccatttAAACGTGGTGAGATAAAGGTAAAGGAAACTGTGCTTGTCCCTGCTTTCAGGTGTAACTTGTCCATGGCAAGCCAAACCTGGTTGGAGTCTTCCATGCAGCGCTCTGCCAGTCTGGGCATGGAGGTGCTGGAGCGGGCCTCCAGACGGCGCGTAAACTGGCCCAGCATTGGTTCACCCCAGAGCTCCACTGCcacaaaaagagacacacaaataccCGTCAAGGTGTCTAGATGATTTCTGTATATTAACAGTACATATATGGATTTATTTTCAATATGCACTTCACTGGGtttttatatttgctcattttattgATTCTAAAAATGTCATTCTACTTTTAGACAATTCAAAGTGAGCTTCGTGATACCTTTGCAACCCTTGGAGACCTCATGGCCCAAACTACCCATCAGTGCAAGGTCAGTGTTTACTtgttaattttcttattttcgtGTGTGGCTAAAAGCATAAACAGGTGTGCAGGCTGGACTGTGATACTTGTCTCTGCTGCAGAGGTTTTATGAGTCTGGGTGTTGCACTGAGCCCACTGACACTGAGAGGACTCATGTGGCCCGGTTCCACAAACGTTCAGATGCTAGAAAGACAACATGTATCCAGCCAACAGGGAAACAGGTAAGTGCTCGGCACAGCAGTAGAACGCTAAtaatttgctgcttttacttTCGGTCACGTAGTGTTTGTCATTGggttttatagatttttttctatCTGGTAAAAACACATCTCATTTTTGTCATGAGATATTACCAGTTTAAAAATGATCAATTTGACTTCACATTTTTCAACCAGAGTGAGACAGATCATATTTTACAAACAGAACAGCACAAAAATATCTGTCCCATTTCCCAAAGGAAGCATTTAATAATTGCCAAATCAAACAATTTAATGCTAGGATTAAGTCAAAGATGTCTACTATTGTAGGTTGTCAGTGCTGGACCTGATGGTTGTAGCTCGGGGGTCTTCGTAGTCACATGACCCAGCAACCTGCACGTTGTATCACTCTACTCGGGGGGCTTCGTAGTCACATGACCCAGCAACCTGCACGTTGTATCACTCTTTCAATCGTTGTTGTGGGACTGAAGCACAGGGCTGAAACAtggattgaaatgttttttaaatgccaatattttcagtgtcacaaattaaattattgttttagcCCCATAATAGAGTGGCTGACCAGGATTGATTGGATTGTCATATAAAACATACTTTCTTGCCATTTTAATAACAATATAACTCAATACACTAACCTGAGAATTAGACTCATTACCAATTGTGGCCAAGAAAAGTTTTGATGTGACTTCTTGAAACGAAAACGCTTTTGTTTCCAGGGTTCTGTGTCAGCAGCAGGTGAAGATTTCTACATCGAGGTTTCACCTGGAACGTATGCCATCACCGCCTGCTTGACCGACTCACAGGAGCAGACTCAGCTTGTTAGTGTCCAAGCTGGTCAGAGCATCAACCTCACCTTTAACCTCTGACCCCTCACCCGACCAAAACTGTTACTCTTAACCTTCAGTAACACCAACTGACCGATGCTAATGCTATGTatgtgtattgattttttttatattgggttttcattttattttgttatcaagATATATTGTTTGCTGCACATTGAGAAgccatatttttattacattttgcttgggtattttattttgaaggttcTAGTGAAAGTAGAACATCATGTAATGCACTTAACAGTATTTTTACCTAAATAATTTACCTGccatatttttgtattaaagctttttaatcaatgtttcatttgtttgttttgccaacTTATTAGTGTTAAGTGTTGATCATCTGAGCACTGACATATTACGTAGAAACTGTTGTATTATTGTTCCCAGAAATCGGCTGCAATCCCGTCATGTTCCAAAAATCAGTGATGTCTCGTCTTCCTTTAGGACTAGGGagtgacagaaacagagagctgCGATTTGTTAAGGGTCTGACTTGTTGGACAGGGAAGCACAACCCCACAGGTTGTGAAGTCGTCTTGGAGCTGCCACCTggagattaaaataaaatgtataatcatGAACCGATTGATTAGACTGTAAATACCACAAATCACAGTTCTGTACACTGTCACAACTTTACACTCTTCATGTTTAAATTTCACAGTCGGAGTTTAAACACAATACTACTCTATATATAAATAACTGGTAGCTTTCATGTTGCAGTGTGATACAAGTGTTCCTCTGATATAATGGAGAAATCCAGAACTTTGCGTAAAGATTGTGCCATAATTCCAAACAAATGTGTCCTATTGTTATGTTAACTGCATATATGCTGTGACATGCATCTGACATGAAAcctacaaacagaaaaaaaccaTGGTAAGAGGTGGAGCCAAGAGATGTGATGTCAATTCAAACTGCTGACAATTGTAAAAACATAGACCACAGGTACTGCTGCAAAGTATTTGGTTTATGTTGTTTAGTATTTGAAGCTGTGTTTGCTTGGCTCTAAAGACAAGTTTTGTTTGAAGTTTTGCTGCTCAAATACTTGTTGAGATAGAGCTTTAAGTCTATATTTGCCCAACACTACGTGTCTGGCAACTAGTACCAACTGTACAGGGTTGTGACGGCTGAGAAACATCAGTCAATTGGGTGGTTTTGTCTGCAAATTAAAGTGTAATACTTTTGGCAGTTTTCATTGAAATTAAGTTCAATTGTTAACTTGTAGTTGCTGTCCGTGTTTCCCACCTGGCTGTCTGTGCTGAGGCTCCGCCCCGGTTCTCCTCCAGTATCTCCAGGGAGGACGTCGCCTGCGCCTCAGCTTTACTGCAGGAGGAGGCATTGTTCTTGTGTCGTCCCCaaagagagatgaagagggTGAAGATCGCACCGTGGGCTCACTCTTCCTTACTTCTGCATCTTTGAGGTCCTCCTGCGTGTCTCGCTCGGCCTTCTCAAATCCATCCATTCTTTTTTCAAGACTGGACCCATAACTGGGTGGATAGGGCCTTTGGTCTGTGACTGAACAGCAGCCAGACGACGACTTACAGCAGCCTGTGCAGAACACCTGAGGGGAGCAAGAGGAGCTGCGACCACAAAGCCAATTACAATATGTCCTGGGGCGTGATGTTGGGATTTGGAGCTCCCTAACTATCCTGTCATGGTGAGAAGCTGAAATAGGCAAAACCAGGTTGTCAGGAACCAGAGAGGCACAGCCATTCCACATCAGCACCCGGAGGCTCGTGACACCATCACCTGTAGCAAAGAAGACGGAGAAAGTTGACTGATTAATAAAAATCCTCATAAACATTTTCAGGTTCTGAAGAATTTTTGAAGAGGAACTTTAAAGTCATTTGCAAGAATGTGGCAGAGAAAAGTGAAACCACCAAGAAATTGATGTAATACAATGATTAAAACCTCCATAAAGGCTAGAGAATGGACTTGGTATCAAATTTTGTCGATTTATATAGACGTTAGTTAATTAGCTACAGGAGAACTGTTCTATTGTTCAGAATCTGTAACGTTCTCACAAGTATTATTTtctaaaactctttttttttttgtcctttctagTCCACACCACTACacactgctgtaaaaatgtcaaGTTAAAAACTTCTAACTCCATACCTCCAAAGCAAAGTCTGCGCTCTGTGGCAGCCATCACTCTGCCTGGTCCATATCTCCTCAGGTCTGGTTCCCATGGTAACAGGACGGGATCGCCAGGTCCCAGACAGTGGGTATGAACCCTGCTGTGGTTCACCATGTCGAGGGAGCAAACCAGCTGCCTTTGAGAGGAGGGGAAACCTAAAGTGGGACTCGCTGGTGGTTGGTCAAACTCCACTACCCAAACTCCTGCACAGCTCTGAGTGTGGAGACGTGGAAGGAAGAAGCAGTCACAAATGATATTTCCTGTTGAGCTGACTCTTGTTACTCGTTATCACTAACATGGGGATGTAATCAACCAAAGATGTGGAGTCTTCTCACCTGGACTTGCTGTATCACACTTCCCAGATAGTAAAAGCCATCTACCTCCCTCCTGGCCAGCACTCGGCATCCTGGGAAAAACTCTGAGCCTCCTAGTGTTTGACTCGGCAGCACAAAGCACGTAGCCCGACAGAGAGGATAATCCAGACTGCACCTGGGGGTCACACACGTCACTGATCATTTTTTCCATCACACCCTACACACCATCAGTCTCTGTAATAGTGTGTATCAATCTGGGGTAACAAAGGTTTGATATTATTTATGCTCCATTGTTAAACCAACCTGAGAAGAGATGACGATGTGCTTCTGGCTGAACTGACGGGACCGTAACAGTTGACTGGACAGACGGTTGGCACTGTTGATTGGCTCTCGGCAACACACAGAGGAATCACCTTGGTGCACAGCAAATGAAGTCAGTTTAAAATTAAGCTGTCTAAGCGTTGATTTTCTGGACCTTACATTGCAGATAACTTGatgataaaagataaaacaggAACGAAGAATCTGGATATTTAATGGAAACAGTTCAGACATACCTTCTCCAATTTACCGTTCAAATCCACTGTTATCAAATAACAGCTTCCTCTTGTGGTctgagtcagacactgcaggtAGTTTCTGGTGTCGCTGTCCAGCTGCCTCCACGATTCCTTCAGATAGAAGACATTCACAGGCCTCCCCACTGCCAGGGCAGGAAGGGCTCTCAGCAAAGCCTCTGGCTGGTCAGGGAGGCCTGCACAGAGCAGGTGCACGGTGTGACAGGCCTGGTCAGTGAGGGCCATACTCAGGGCAGCCAGGAGATCCCTGCCAGGGCTGCAGCTGATGGAGTGAATCCAGGACAGAGCTGAGTATGCTGTGTCAGAAA of Channa argus isolate prfri chromosome 23, Channa argus male v1.0, whole genome shotgun sequence contains these proteins:
- the rpl27a gene encoding 60S ribosomal protein L27a yields the protein MPTKKTKTRKLRGHVSHGHGRVGKHRKHPGGRGNAGGMHHHRINFDKYHPGYFGKVGMRHYHLKRNTAHCPTINLDKLWTLVSEQTRVNYGKKPEGPAPIIDAVRAGYYKVLGKGKLPKQPVIVKAKFFSRRAEEKIKAVGGACVLMA
- the akip1 gene encoding A-kinase-interacting protein 1 isoform X1 → MKKHRCNLSMASQTWLESSMQRSASLGMEVLERASRRRVNWPSIGSPQSSTATKRDTQIPVKTIQSELRDTFATLGDLMAQTTHQCKRFYESGCCTEPTDTERTHVARFHKRSDARKTTCIQPTGKQGSVSAAGEDFYIEVSPGTYAITACLTDSQEQTQLVSVQAGQSINLTFNL
- the akip1 gene encoding A-kinase-interacting protein 1 isoform X2 gives rise to the protein MASQTWLESSMQRSASLGMEVLERASRRRVNWPSIGSPQSSTATKRDTQIPVKTIQSELRDTFATLGDLMAQTTHQCKRFYESGCCTEPTDTERTHVARFHKRSDARKTTCIQPTGKQGSVSAAGEDFYIEVSPGTYAITACLTDSQEQTQLVSVQAGQSINLTFNL
- the c23h11orf16 gene encoding uncharacterized protein C11orf16 homolog, with protein sequence MTSRQTAASEAALIPLFLGKRSCNISFVLDSSENMRVFLELAKRLLIQTLLTKASLSDTLFNIMTFSGKVNCWSHHMLPCVSDTAYSALSWIHSISCSPGRDLLAALSMALTDQACHTVHLLCAGLPDQPEALLRALPALAVGRPVNVFYLKESWRQLDSDTRNYLQCLTQTTRGSCYLITVDLNGKLEKVIPLCVAESQSTVPTVCPVNCYGPVSSARSTSSSLLRCSLDYPLCRATCFVLPSQTLGGSEFFPGCRVLARREVDGFYYLGSVIQQVQSCAGVWVVEFDQPPASPTLGFPSSQRQLVCSLDMVNHSRVHTHCLGPGDPVLLPWEPDLRRYGPGRVMAATERRLCFGGDGVTSLRVLMWNGCASLVPDNLVLPISASHHDRIVRELQIPTSRPRTYCNWLCGRSSSCSPQVFCTGCCKSSSGCCSVTDQRPYPPSYGSSLEKRMDGFEKAERDTQEDLKDAEVRKSEPTVRSSPSSSLFGDDTRTMPPPAVKLRRRRRPPWRYWRRTGAEPQHRQPGGSSKTTSQPVGLCFPVQQVRPLTNRSSLFLSLPSPKGRRDITDFWNMTGLQPISGNNNTTVST